GGAGGCTTCCTCGTCGCCGCCGACGCCGCGCAGCGGCGCTACGACGCCACCGTGCTGGCCCTGGACGCGGCGGGCCTGCGGTCCCTCGTCGCCCGTTCCCCACAGCTGGCGGACGCCGCCTGGCGTGAGCGGACGACCAGGCTGCGCACCGCGCCGCCCTTCCTCGTCTCACGCCTGTGGCTGGACCGCCCGGTCGCCGCCGACCGCCCGGGATTCCTCGGGACCAGCGGCTACGGGAGCCTCGACAACGTCAGCGTGCTGGAACGCTGGGAGGGCGAGGCCGCGCGCTGGTCCTCCCGCACCGGTGGCTCGGTCGTCGAACTGCACGCCTACGCGCTGCCCGACCGCCCGGCCCATGACGTGGAGCAGAAGCGGCTGGTGGAGCAACTGCACCGGGTGTATCCGGAGACGCGAGCGGCGAGGGTGGTCGACGAACGGCACGAGTGGCGGTCCGACTGCCCCCTCTTCCCGGTCGGCGGCTACGAGGACCGGCCCACCGTGCGCACCTGCGACCCGGGCCTGGTGGTGGCCGGCGACCTCGTGCGCACGGAACTGCCGGTGGCGCTCATGGAACGCGCCGCCACGAGCGGCTTCCTCGCCGCCAACGCGCTGCTGGAACGCTGGGGCGTCAGCGGCCAGACCCTGTGGACCGTGCCGGACCGGGGCCGCGGCGCGCTGCTGCGCCGACTCGCCCGACTTGGCTGAGGCCGGGATCGTGACGGGCGCCGTCTACGGTGACCCGCACGGTCGGCGTCGTATCGACCGCTCCGAAGGGGAGGTGACGGGCCCGGCACCGAGGCGGGACGTCAGTCGCCTTCCCGCGGCTTCGGTGAGGTCGCGCCCTGCGGACCGGCCCGGAGCATGGCACGGTACAGGGCGTCGTGTTCGGGGGAGGCCGGCAGGGGACCGCGGGCCGGGGCTTCGAGGGACTGGACGAACAGGGCGACGACGCGTCGCCAGGCGTCGGGCGCGGCCTCCCCGGTGGCGTTGACGACGCCGGCGTTCGCCATGTGGATCAGGACCAGGTCCGAGGGGTCGAAGTCCTCGCGGAGGCGGCCTGTCGCCTTGGCGCGGTCGATGAGCCGCACCATCGCCTCGTACGCCTCGCCGCGGCGCTTCTCCATCTCCTTGGCGGAGGGGAAGGTCGTCGTCAGCACGTCGGCGAACCCGTGGTCGGCGGCCTGCATCGCGCACGCGGCCTCGAGGTGGCCGACGCAGCCGCGCCAGGGGTCGGGGTCGTCGAGGGCGACCGCCACCGCGTCGGCATGGGCGTCCACGCGGTCGGAGAAGACGGCGGCGACCAGGTCTTCCTTCGCCGGGAAGTGACGCAGGATGGTGGCGATGCCGACCCCCGCCTCGCGGGCGACCGAGGCCATCGAGGCGTTCAGGCCGTCGCGGCCGAGCACGGTGCGCCCGGCCGCGATGAGCCTCGCCCGGTTGCGCTCGGCGTCACTGCGCCGAGGCGGGGCGGCGGGCTCCTTGAGGGGGCGGGCGCCAGGGGTCATGAGCCGAGTCCGGCCAGCGGAGCGGGCTGTCCATTCGGCGTCGAGCCCCGGCCCGGGGCGGTTCGTCGAGGGCCGGCTCAACGCCGGGTGTAGACGAATCCGATCTTGTCGACCGCGTCGCCGGACCGTCCGTGGAACCCGGCGATCTGCCAGCCGGTGGGCGCGGTGCGGGTGACGCACGTGGAGGTCGTGGTCCCGCCGGCCAGCGTGCGGCCGAGGTTGGTGGTGAACCTGGCGTAGAAGATCCGGGTGTGGCCGTCCTTCTGGGCCTGGCACAGGTAGGCGGTGGTGAGGTACTCGTCGCCGCCCAGCGTCAGGGAGGCGGCGGTGCCGCCGCTGCCGCCGTGGGTGAGGGTGGTGCCGCCCGCGAGCGTGAGGCTCACCTGGTCGACGCGGGCGCCGGTGCGCAGGGCGACGGTGGTGGCGCGGGCCCCGGCCGGGACCCGGGTGATGTCGTTGTAGTAGTCGCCGTGCGGTCCGCCGAACTGGTCGCTGAGCTGGTAGGCGGGGTTGCGCGACCAGGAGAAGCCGACGCCGATGGGGTCGTGGTCGGAGAGCATGCGCCCGTCGGCGGTGAGGAACCTCGCGTGCTCGTTGTTGTAGGAGGTGGCGTTGAGCGTGACCAGTGCGCTGCCGCGGTAGAGGACCTTGTCGACGACCTCGCAGGTGTTGGGCACGGTGGGGCCGGTCTGGTCGCAGACCAAGGCGTCGCTGCCCTTGGCGGGCGGGGTGCCGCCACGGACCAACTTGACCCAGGCGTCGGTGAGTCCGCCCGCGGCGGCGAACTCGGCGATGGTGTCGCCGGAGCGGGTGTAGCGGGTGTTGGTGTCGCCCATGACGACGACGGCGTTGCCGGCGGAGTGGGTGGCGATGAACGCGGTGAGCTGGGCGAGGTTGGCGGCGCGCGCGGCGAGGTCGTCGTCGTTGGTGCCGGCGTTGGCGTGCAGGTTGTAGAAGTCGACGTAGACGCCCTCGGCGAGCCGTTCGCGGATGAACGTGAAGCCCTTGGGGGTCAGGCAGTCACCCGATCCGTAGGTGCAGGTGTTCCAGCGCACCCGCTCGAAGTCGTCCTCGTCGTAGGGGAGTTTCGAGAGGGTGTTGAGGCCGCTGCCGATGGCGGCGCCGCCGCTGGTGGGGGTGCGGTAGGCGTGCGCGGTGTCGGCGGCGTAGAGGTAGGCGTGGTAGTTGAAGTCCTCCTGCGCGTGGACGATGTCGTACGGCGCGATCCGTTGGCCGATGGCCGTGGTGCTGGTGTCGCGCGGTGTGGAGGCGCTGGAGATGATCGCGGGCAGGCCCGCCACGTTGTAGGACAGGACGCTGAAGGCGCCCGAGTCGGCGGCCGCCGCCGAAGGCGCGGCCGCGGTGAGCGCGCCGATGGCGGCGGCCGCGGCCGTCAGGCAGGCGAGAAGTCTGCGCATGGGGGAGTGCCTCCTGGGGAGGGAAAGCGGTTGTGATGACAACACGCCAGAAGTTACCGCCGGTTACCCCAGGTCTGTCGAGAGTGCGGACGTTGTTTCTCGGGTGACCTCTTCCGTCGGCTCAGGCGCCCACGGTTCCGTCGACGCCTTCGCGCAGGAAGTCCGCATGTCCGTTGTGACGGCCGTACTCCAGGAGCACGTGCACCATCACCATCCGCAGCGACACATCCTCCTCCCACCTCGGCTGGTAGCCGGCCTGATCCAGGGACTCGGCGGCCCGCTCGACCCGGCGCGAGTTCTCCACCTCCGCCTGCCAGGCGCCGAACGCCTCTTCTCTGGTCGACGCGCTCGCGTCGTAGGCGGCCTGGAAGTCGATCTTGTCCGACCAGACCATGGGGGCGTCGTTGTCCTCGAACACCCGCCGGAACCAGGCGCGTTCGACCTCCGCCATGTGCCGCACCAGGCCGAGGAGGGAGAGTGTGGACGGAGGCATCGACTGCTGCCGCAGCTCCTCGTCGGTCAGACCCTCGCACTTCATGGCGAGCGTTGCGCGGTGGTAGTCGAGGAAGGCCCGCAGCATGTCTCGTTCGGTGCCGAAGCTGGGTGGGCCGGTGCGATCGTCGCGGGTCACTTGCCGTTGCTCCTCGTTCCGCCGGTCAGGGAGCGTCAGTATCCATCAGGTGCAGGGCCCGTGGGGTGTGATCGGCGGGCGCGACCACGGCCCGGGTCCGGAGGCGCCCGTCCCGCACCGAAACGGCCGGGGGCCTGGTCGCCGCCGATGGCGCGTCCGGGTCCACGGTGGTCCGGGTCCACGGAAGTCCGGTTCCACGGAGGTCCGGGTCCATGGGGTCCGGTTCCGACTGTGCGACGGCAGTCTTCCGGATGTGGCCTGGTCAGAAGACCGAGTGACGATGATCGAGAAAATCTATGCTGGCGACGGTAGACATGGATCGGTTGCTGGGTTACTGTTTCTCTCGTACTCAAGAAGTCGAGAGGGTGCGGCAGACACGAACTGCCGCACATGCGGTCCAAGAAGGACGCGGCCCACCGGGTCGCGAGCAGTACCCGCGGTATCCAGCAGTGAGCAGTGCAACCGTGTAGCCGAAAGTAAGGAGCAGACGCCATCGGATCGCCCGGGCGCGGAGGAAGTCCGCCCGGGTACCGCAGACCCCGGATTGGAAGGTGGTCCCCGGTCACGCAGCAGCGATCCCCGCAGCCCCGCCCCTCCGGGCGGACTCTGCGGAACAAGGTGCCGGAGCAGTCGGCCGGCAGATGGTGTTGACAGCTCGGGGCCCGGGTGCCGGTACGGCACCCGGGCCCCCCGACGCGTCCCCCGGAAGAAGAGGTCTATGCCCCCACGCAGTACCCGCCCGGTCGCCCCTCTGGACGACGACGACTACCCCGCCTACACCATGGGCCGGGCCGCCGAGATGCTCGGCGCCACCCCCGCCTTCCTCCGCGCCCTCGGCGAACACCGTCTGATCACCCCTTTGCGCTCCGAAGGCGGTCACCGCCGCTACTCCCGCTACCAACTGCGCGTCGCTGCGCGTGCCCGCGAACTCGTCGACCAGGGCACCCCTGTCGAGGCCGCCTGCCGCATCGTCATCCTGGAAGACCAACTCGAGGAAGCGCAGCGCATGAACGAGGAACTGCGCAACCAGCACGGGGCGCCACAGCAGAAGTCCACCGCCTGACCAGGGCGCGCCCGCGGCCGGCGTCGGTGTCACAGCAGGACCGCGCCCACTCGAGGGGTCCTGGAACGTGCCGGTCCGCCGGGCTCGGTGAGGGCCGCGGCGACGGGCGGCCGAGGTTCGTGGCGACGGGCGGCCGACGGCACGCTCACGCCGGCCGGGGCCGGCGCGGTGGCGTCATGACCCAGCGGATGGTGCGGGTCAGGATCTGTCCGGCGGGCTGTACGGCGAACTGCTCGACGACCGGGACGCGGGGCAGCCACAGCATGCCGCGGGCCCAGTCCGGCAGCAGCGCGACGGCGTTCGCGGCCAGTCCCCCGTAGAGCGGTCGGACCGCGAGGGGCAGGGGAGGCTGGAACAGCAGGAAACGGGCGGCGGCCCTGGCCTCGGGCGTCGCCGTGAGCTCCGGCCGGTAGGCGGCCAGGCGTTCGGACAGCGCCCGGCGGTCGCGTGGCGGGTCGCTCACACCGAGGGCTTCGGCGACGCGCGCGGTGTTGGCGACGTACGCGTCATAGCCGGCCGCGTCCAGCGGATCGGCGCCGTAGCGTTCGTGCGCGCGCAGGAAACTGTCCGTCTCGGCGGCGTGCACCCAGCCGAGCAGATGCGGATCGGCCGCGTGGTACGGCACGCCGTCGGACGTCGTCCCGTGGATGCGCTGGTGGATGCCGCGGACGTGGTCCACCGCCCGCTGGGCGTCCGAGGCGGTGCCGTAGGTCGTCACGGCGAGGAAGGTGCTGGTGCGCTGGAGCCGGCCCCACGGGTCGCCGCGGTAGCCGGAGTGCCCGGCCACCGCGGCCATGGCGAGGGGATGCAGGGACTGAAGCAGCAGTGCGCTCAGCCCGCCGATGAACATGGAGGCGTCGCCGTGGACGATGCGGATCGGGCGCTCAGGGGCGAACCAGCGAGGTCCGGGGGTGTCGTGGATGAGGGCGCGGGTCGTGGGCCCGTCGGGGCCGGCGACGCGGCGGAACAGGGCCTGCCCGAGGTGTTCACGGACGGTGGTCAGCACGGTCGGCCTCCCCTCTCCTGCCGTCCAGTGTCCGCGACGCCCGCCCGAACGCGGAAACAGCGGGAGACCGCACCGAACGGTGCGCGCCGACGACGGTGCGTGAGCGACGAACGGGCGCACTCCGTGCACCACCGAGAATCTGGTGCGAGGCGAGGCGAGGCGATCGATCCGTGGCGGACGACTACCGGTCCGCGCCCGGGATCCGCGGGCGTATCGTCTCGACCTTCGGGTCCGAGGCCTTGAGGTAGTCGGTGAGCTTCGTCGGCTGGTAGGCCGGGTCGGCGTCATGGCGTCGCAGGACGGTGTCGGAGACGAATTCGAGGCCGCCGACGGCCTCGCCGATGGGCCGCGGGACCGGGGGGACCCACCGGTACAACCCGGTCCGCGAGTCGTGCAGAGTGCCCATCACGTCGGGCTCGACCGTGATGTCCGTGGAGTCGTCGGACGGTGCCGCGCCCGGCTGGGGCCACTTGAACGCCGTGTCCTCGAACTTCAGGCCGCAGCGGGTCGCCTCCCCCACCATCCAGAGCAGGGGGATGTCGGACAGAGCCGGCTCCGCGTAGCCGCCGCCGATGTCGCAGTGCACCCCCGTGAACCACACCTGCTTGAGTTCCTGGGGGTTGCCGCCGCGCCGACGCAGTGCTTCCTCGTTGTCCCTGTCGGTCCGTTGGCTCCACAACGTGGGCGGGAAAGGCGAGCGCTGCTCGTCGACGGCCAGCGCATGGAACGCACCCTGCACCCAACTGCTCAACGTGGTGTCGTGGAACGCCCAGCGGCGGTTGAAGTGGTTCACGCCGGCCGCGAGCCGGGGCGACGCCGGCATCGGGATGCCCAGAGCTCCGACGGTGTCCCACACCCCGATGAACCGGATGCCCGTCTCGTGCGCGTAGGAACGCCGGAACAACGTGGACGCCGTACCCGTCGGCTTCTCCGTTCGGTTGCGGTAGAGGGTCCAGGCCTCGCCGACCCGATCCCTGTACTCCCGGCGCAGGATGCCGGAGTTGCGCACCAGACCGGCCAGGCTGCGGGCGGTGAACGCGCCCCGGCTGAACCCGAAGAGGTACAGCTGGTCCTCGGGCTCGTAGTTGTCGACCAGGAATCGGTAGGCGTCGACGATGTTGCGGGACAGTCCCACGCCGAACGCGCCGCCGCGCAACCGCTCCCGTCGGTTCGTGCCGACACCGCTGTGGTAGTAGACGCGTTGCGTGATGTCCCCGTCCTGTGGGCGGACGGACAGGGCGACCTTGGTGACGTTCGTCCTGCTGGGCTGGTCCGCGAAGTTCCATGTGCCGTCACAGCAGACGATCAGACGCTTGGCCATGGGGTCCCTCCTGAAAGGGGAGCGTCCGGGCCGTACCTCATGCGCGAGCATGGCCGCACCGCCCGTCGGGGCGCGAAACGTCTCGATGCCGCGGCGAGTCTCCCCGGGCGCGTACTCTCCGACGCCGCAGCAGAGATGGGGGGCCGCACACCCCGCTCATTTCATGGTGGCACCGTCGTACCGGAACGGCCACTCACCGCCGGCTGACGTCGTGCCGGGCCGAAGCGGGCCCTCCGGCTCGCGGACGTCTGAGTTCCGACTGTTGAAGACGGTGGGCGGGGGTAGTCGGATCCGGCAAGGTTCCCTCGTACGAAAGTGAAACCTGTTCCATGGCCGAGACACGAGACGTCGTAGAACTCATTCTCCAGGACCACAGAAGAATGGAAGATCTCTTTCGTCTGATGCGCAGCGTCGAAGCCGACCGGGCAGCCGCGCTGCGGGAGTTCGCCGACCTGCTGATCGCCCACGCCCTCGCCGAGGAGGCGAAGGTGTACCCCGCCCTCAAGCGCTACAAGAAGATCGACGACGAAGAGGTGGAGCACGGCGAGGAGGAGCACGAGGAGGGCAACAAGGCGCTCCTCGAGCTCCTGGAAGTCGACGAGGTCGGCTCCGAGGAGTGGGACGAGAAGCTCGAAGAGCTCGTGCAGGCTGTCACTCACCACGCCGACGAGGAGGAGCGCACGATCCTCAACGGGGCCCGGGAGAACGCCGCCATGGAACGCCGCGAGGAACTCGGCGACGCGTTCCTGGAGGAGAGGGAGCGGCAGCTGAAGGCAGGCTGCGGCGACGTGGACAACGTGCGCCGCATCGTCCGCTCGTGACGGTGTGACAGCGGGGAAGTATTTACGCGGCCTCCCTCAGGCGCGATCATGGGCTGACGTCCGACCCGGCCCAGGCCGGTCGGACGGCCTGTGACAGCGACGGGGGAGGGCTCGCGTATGACTCAGCAGCGAACCGATGGGGCGCGACCGACCGACCCGGCCGGCGCCTATCTGGAGGCGCTCCGCGGACGGCTGGCGTCAGACGGATGCGAGGTGACCGCATCCGTCTGGCGTGACTGCCCCGTGGTGATCGGCACCCGGTCGGACCGCAAGGCGCGATGGTTCGGCACCAAGGTGGAACTGTTCGTCTTCGCCGCCGCCGCCCCCGCGGTGGACGAAGCGTCGATGGCCCAGTTCACGGGGTGGGCCATGGACTACGCGAAGAGCATCCGCAGCGGCCTGGCCGGCGCCCGCAACGCCGCGATGGTCCTGCCCGCCATGGTCAGCGGCGCCGTCCAGCCGGCCGCGCGGACCTGGGTCGCGGCGGACGCCCGGATCCTCGGGACGTCCGTGATCGGCCGGCCCCTCACGGTGGAGACCGCGGGCTCGGGGGTCAGCCGGGTCACCATGTACCGGGGCAGGGTCATGTACGGCGGGATGTTCAGCCGCCATGCCCTGGACAAGGCGGCTGTGTACTTCACCTGACGTCCCGATCCGGGCGACGATCCGGCTCGCGGACCGTCACCCGCCTCGCGGACCGTGGCCCGCGCCGCGGGTCGACTCCGGCGCGTCCAGGCGGACCGGTGCTGTGCTCACGGGGGTCATACGTGGGACAGGGCGAAGGACACGAGGAAGCCGCTCACGGTGATCAGGCCGATGGCCAGATGGGCGTCCTCGAAGGCCTCGGGGATCATCGTGTCCGCGATCATGGCGAGAATGGCCCCCGCGGCCACGGCCGTCACAGCGGCGATCACCGCGGGGGAGAAGGCTCCGACGACCGTGTAGCCGAGGACGGCCGACACCGTGCTCGCGGCGGCGATGGCTCCCCACACGCCGAAGACGTACGCGGCGCCCCGTCCGGCCTGCTTCATTCCCGCCGAACTCGACAGCCCCTCCGGTACGTTGCTGATGAACACCGCCGCCACGGTCACCAGGCTCACCGCGCCGCCGTCGAGCAGACTGACACCGATGACCGCGGACTCCGGCACCCCGTCGAGCAGCGCGCCCAACGCGAGCGCCGCCCCGGAACCGCCCTGCTCCGCCTCCGACGGCTGCGCCTTGGTCCGCTCGGCGCCCGAGCGCTTGCGGTGCCGGGCGCCCCGGCGGGCCAGCCACACGTTGCCTCCGGTGTAGGCCATGGCCCCGATGAGTGTGCCGAGGACGGTGGGAGCGAGCCCCGCCTCGTCGTAGGCCTCCCCGACCAGTTCGAAGGAGACCGCCGAGATCAGCACTCCGGCGCCGAAGGCCATCACGGTGGCGATCACCTTCTGCGGCACCCGAAGCCCGTACCCCAGCGCCGCCCCCAGCAGCAGCGCCGAGCCCGCCACGAGTCCCCACAGTCCTGCCTGCACTGCTTGCGTCATGTCATCGCGTCTACCCCACGTCGGTGTGGATCAACGAAGAACGAAGGCCCGCCCGCACGAGTGGCCGACCGGGCCCACACCCTCGGACGGGCCGTGCGACAGCCACCCTCGTCACCTGCTCGGGTACACGACGCGCCGCGACCGGCGCAATAGTCGGATAACCCCGGCGTCGGCGGGGTAGAACGGAGCCGGGTGCCTCCCGCTCACGGGCAGGCCCCGTACACGGACCAGCCGGGACCCCCGGCGAGAACTGAAGGACAAGCAGCATGGCCAGCGGCACCGTGAAGTGGTTCAACTCCGAGAAGGGCTTCGGATTCATCGCCCAGGACGGCGGCGGACCGGATGTCTTCGCCCACTACTCCAACATCTCCGGCAACGGCTACCGGGAACTGGTGGAGGGAGAGCCGGTCACGTTCGACGTGACCCAGGGCCAGAAGGGACCTCAGGCCGAGAACATCGTCCGCGGCTGACACCGCGGCACGGCCCCGCACCGCCCCGCCGTCGCCACCGTGTAGAGTGGCATCACCGACGCGGGGTGGAGCAGCTCGGTAGCTCGCTGGGCTCATAACCCAGAGGTCGCAGGTTCAAATCCTGTCCCCGCTACGAGAAGAAGGGGCCCGGCTCACCGCCGGGCCCCTTCGCCTTTGCGTCATGGGCGTCCGTGATCCGCGCGACTGCGGGAGGGGCGGCGCCGGGTACGCCGACGGCTCCCACCCCGCGAGCAGGGGGGAGCCGGTCACGCGCCAGGGGCGCGTACGTCATCGGCAGGTCATGCGTGGCGATGCGAGTGACGGTTGCCGGTGACGAGGCGGTAGAGGGCGAGCAGGATGAAGGAGCCGACGATCGCGGCGATCCAGGTGGAGAGGTCGAAGAACCCGTCGATGGAGTCGACGCCGAAGATCACCTTGCCGAGCCAGCCGCCCAGCAGTCCGCCGACGATGCCGATGAGCATGGTGACGATGATGCCGCCGGGGTCCTTGCCCGGCATCAAGGCCTTGGCTATGGCGCCGGCGAGCAGGCCGATGACAATCCACGCGATGATGCCCATGATGCGTCTCCGCTTCCTCGTATAAGGACAGTGTTAGCTTCTCGTGTGCACCGTCCGCGCCCGAACAAACGTCTCTGTGCGGATTCCTCGTGAGGGTCTTTCACTCGCCCCGTCGGCGTCCCTGGGCCGATCGGCCCAGACGCGGCGCGCCTCGTCCACACGCGTGGGTGTCCGTGCAGGATCGGTGAAGCGGCGGCCCCGGGACGGGCCGCCGCCCGGCACCGCCCATCGCGCGTAAAGAGGCCCGGCCATGAAACCGTTCGACTTCCCGCCGCTTCGGCCCCTCGCCGGCCGGGCTCCGAGACTCGACAGGGCCTGCGCCCCCGGCGTCACACCGATCGCGACGTGAGCGCCGCCGAGAGCGGGGACACGCCGCACGGCGGACGCTACGGCGAGAGCGTCTTCCGCCCCGAACAGGCCGGCGAGGACGAGCGCATCGACTTCGGCGCGCTCGCCTACGACGACATCACCATGGCGCGGCTGCGGGCGCTCGGCGTCGGCCCGGGGTGGGACTGCCTCGACGTGGGCGCCGGCACGGGCACGGTCTCCCGCCGGCTGCTGGAGGAGGCCGGGGTGGCGAGCGTGCTCGCGGTGGACCGGGACGTGCGCTTCCTCGAGGCGCGTCGCATTCCCGGACTCCGTGTGCTGGAGGCCGACGTCACCGCCCCGGTTTCCGCGCCCGGCCGGTTCCGGCTCGTCCATGCCCGGTTCGTGCTGATGCATCTGCCCGAGCACGAGCGACTGATCTGTGCGCTGGCCGAACTCGTCGCACCCGGCGGCGTGCTGGTGCTCAGTGACGCGGTCGACCTGACGAACGAGCGGACGCCCGCCACCCCGTACAGCGCGGCGATGCGGGCGATGTGGGAGGGGCTGCGGGCCACCATCGGCACCGATGTCTCCTGGGTGCCGTCCTACCCGCACCTGTTGCGCGACGCGGGGCTCGTGTCCGTCGCCGCCGAGGTCCATGTGCCGCCGCTGCTGCCGGGCGGTCCGCTCAGCAGCTTCTGGGCGGACACGTGGGAGCGGAGCAGGGCGACGATGCTGGCCACCGGCCTGGTCGACGACGCGGGCATCGACGCGGCGGTGCGGTACCTGGGCTCCGAGGAATGCGCCGCTCTGTCGGCCGGCATGCTGACCGCGTGGGGACACAGACCCGAGGCGGCCTCGCCCTGACCGTCCCGGCCACGGCACGGGCCGGATCTAACTCGGGGCCTCGGGAGCATCGCGCAGCGCCTGGTACACCGACCACACGACGGCCACCAGCGGTACGGCGACCACGGCGCCGATGACCCCCGCCGCGACCGCTCCGCCGACGACCGCCAGTGCGACCACCACCGGATGCAGCCGGACGGCCCAGCTCATCACGATGGGATGCAGCAGATGGCCCTCGATCTGACCGATGACCACGATCAGGGCCACGACCAGCAGCGCGATGAGGGGCCCCTTCGCCGCCAGGGCGACGACGGCCGCGACCGCAAGGGCGATCGGCGAGCCGATCAGCGGAATGAACGCGGCCAGGAACTCCAGCAAGGCCAACGGGAGGGCCAGCGGCACACCGAGGGCGAACAGCGCGATGCCCACGAGGACCGCGTTGATCACGGCCACCAGCAGGATGCCGTGGGTGTAGCCGGTGAACGTCCGCCAGGCGGCGTGGCCCGTGACGGTGAACCGCCGCCGTGCGTCGTCGGGCAGCTGGTCGCACACCCACTGCCACTGCCGGTCGCCGGAGTGTGTGAAGAAGACCGCGCAGAACAGGGCCAGGGCGAGCACGGTCAGCACCTCGACCAGGCGGCTCGCCCCGCTGAGCGCCGTACTGATGAGGGTGGAGCGGTGACTCGACAGGAGATCGCCGATCCGGGACTGGAGATCGTCGAACGCGTTCGGGGGAAGCCGGAAGGGAGCGTCCTCCAGCTGCCGCTCGATCCGGTCGATGCCCGCCACGAACTCCTTCTCCAGCCCGCTTCGCTGATCGGCCGCGGTCTCGCCGACCAGCGCCAGCACGCCGAGGACGAGGACGATTCCGCCGATGAGCGCCGTGGCCACCGCGAGCGGCCGGGGCATGAGCCGGGCGAGGAGGCCGACCACCGGGCGGAGTACGGCGGTGATGACGAGGCCGAGGAAGACGGCGACGGCGATCCGGTGAAACTGTCCGAGCACGGAGAAGGCGACGCGGACGACGACGCCGACGGCGATGATCCTCCATGCGTACGCGGCCGCGGTCCGCAGCAGACCCGGAACGCGCGGCCCTTCGCCGCTGCGCCGCTCCGGCGGCGCAGCGGGCTGATCAGGGGGTGTGGACATCTCATGCCCGTACCACGCGTCGGCTGCCGGATCGCGGGGCCGCCCCGGAGTTCCCCCGAAGGCCGTACGGCCGGGTGGCAGGGCCGGCCGGCCGACCCCGATCGGGTGTTCCGCGGTGACCG
The window above is part of the Streptomyces sp. NBC_00425 genome. Proteins encoded here:
- a CDS encoding AI-2E family transporter, translated to MSTPPDQPAAPPERRSGEGPRVPGLLRTAAAYAWRIIAVGVVVRVAFSVLGQFHRIAVAVFLGLVITAVLRPVVGLLARLMPRPLAVATALIGGIVLVLGVLALVGETAADQRSGLEKEFVAGIDRIERQLEDAPFRLPPNAFDDLQSRIGDLLSSHRSTLISTALSGASRLVEVLTVLALALFCAVFFTHSGDRQWQWVCDQLPDDARRRFTVTGHAAWRTFTGYTHGILLVAVINAVLVGIALFALGVPLALPLALLEFLAAFIPLIGSPIALAVAAVVALAAKGPLIALLVVALIVVIGQIEGHLLHPIVMSWAVRLHPVVVALAVVGGAVAAGVIGAVVAVPLVAVVWSVYQALRDAPEAPS